Proteins encoded within one genomic window of Heptranchias perlo isolate sHepPer1 chromosome 35, sHepPer1.hap1, whole genome shotgun sequence:
- the LOC137301978 gene encoding probable G-protein coupled receptor 139 gives MSLSFMIKLKILWALYDIQRIYFPILAAFGVPVNVVTIVILSRGKCGLSKCVTRYLVAMAAADLLVVIIDLILRQVPIVYRDQFRFLWYVGVCNIHAVLLYAVTDCSVWFTVTFTFDGFVAICCQKLKTKYCTEKTAAVVLGTVTVLSGLKNIFWYFLYTWEYWLSNSSWFCRVSNGVSRSLAWAVVELMHYILTPFIPFLLIVLLNVLTVRHILVASRARRRIRGPSSGESSIDPEMENRRKSIVVLFVISRNFILLWVVFMVCSILKRLDYLGYPVPLPTFVREIGFMLQLLSCCTNTFIYAVTQRKFREELKNGVKYPLAMMVKLIR, from the coding sequence TTAAcgtggtgacgattgtgatcctgtctcggggaaagtgcggtctgtccaaatgtgtcactcgctacctggtggcgatggcagcggcggatctactggtcgttatcatcgatctgatattaaGGCAGGTTCCTATTGTTTATCGGGATCAATTTCGATTTCTGTGGTACGTTggagtgtgtaatatccacgccgtcctgctttatgcagtcacAGACTGTTCAGTCTggttcacggtcactttcacctttgatggatttgtggccatttgttgccagaagctgaaaactaaatattgcaccgagaagacggcggctgtggttctcggaacagttACTGTGCTGAGCGGCTTGAAGAACATTTTCTGGTATTTTCTGTATACATGGGAGTATTGGCTTTCTAATAGTTCCTGGTTTTGCCGGGTTTCAAACGGTGTATCTCGTTCGCTCGCCTGGGCGGTCGTTGAATTAATGCATTACATTTTAACACCATTTATTCCATTTCTTTTGATTGTACTGCTCAATGTATTaacggtcagacacattttagtggccagcagagctcgCAGGAGAATTCGGGGTCCGAGCAGTGGGGAGAGTTCcattgacccagagatggagaaccgaaggaaatccatcgttgtactgtttgttatatcgaggaatttcatcctgttatgggtgGTGTTCATGGTGTGTTCTATATTGAAACGGTTGGATTATTTGGGCTACCCTGTCCCCCTGCCCACATTTGTACGAGAAATCggcttcatgctccagctcctgagttgctgcacgaacacttttatttatgcagtgacccaaaggaaattcagagaggagttgaagaatggAGTGAAATATCCCCTCGCAATGATGGTCAAATTAATTAGATGA